CACGCTCGGCTCGGACGTGCCGTTCCTGATCTACGGCGGCACCGCGCTCGGCACCGGTCACGGCGAGACGATCAGCCCGGTCCTGGTCCGACCGCACTCCTGGCACTGGGTGGTCGCGGTCGCGGACGGCGGCCTGTCCACCCCGGAGGTCTACCGCGAGCTGGATCGGCTGCGCGCCGAGTCGGCCGGTCCCACGCCGCTGGGCAGCGCGGACGCGCTGCTGGCCGCGCTCCGGCAGAAGGACCCGGCGGTGCTGGCCGCCGCGCTCGGCAACGACCTGCAGGCCGCCGCGCTCTCGCTGCGGCCCGGCCTGGCCGGCCTGATGAAGGCGGGTCTCGCCGCGGGTGCCTGCGCCAGCCTGGTCTCCGGCTCCGGCCCGACCGTGCTGTTCCTCGCCCGCGACGCCGCGCACGCGGAAGCGCTCACCACGGAGATCGAGGCGTCCGGCCTCTGCCGTGCCGCCGGCACCGCGCACGGTCCCGTGCCCGGCGCCCGCATCCTGTAACAAGCATCTGGGGAGTCATGGCGAACCTGGTCAATCTCGACCGCGTCTCGAAGGGCTACGGCGCCGTCGGCGCGCTGCTCACGAACGTGTCGCTCGGCCTGGAGGACACCGACCGGGTCGGCGTGGTCGGCCTCAACGGGGCCGGCAAGAGCACGCTGCTGCGCATGCTGACCAAGCAGGAGGAGCCGGACGACGGCCGCGTCACGCACCGCCGTGACCTGCGCGTCGCCCAGCTGCCGCAGTCGCTGACGCTGCAGGGCGATGCCACCGTCCGGGACGTGGTGCTCGGCACCGCCTGGCTCGACGAGGGCTTCGGCGCGGAACACGAGTGGGCCGGCGACGCCGGCGTGCGCGCGGTGCTGGACGGGCTCGGCATGGGCCACCTCGGCCTGGACGCGCCGGTCGGCCCGATGTCCGGTGGCGAGCGCCGCCGGGTCGCGCTGGCCGCGCTGCTGATCCGCACCTCCGACCTGCTGATCCTGGACGAGCCGACCAACCACCTGGACGTGGCCGGCGTCAACTGGCTGGCCGCGCACCTGCTCAAGCGGCGCGGCGCGCTCGTCGTGGTCACCCACGACCGCTGGTTCCTGGACGAGGTCTGCACCGCCACCTGGGAGGTCGCGGACCAGACCGTGCGCGCCTACGAGGGCGGCTACGCGGCCTGGACGCTGGCCCGGGCCGAGCGCGAGCGGGTCGCGGCCGCGACCGAGGCCCGCCGGCAGAACCTGCTGCGCAAGGAGATCGCCTGGCTGCGCCGGGGACCGCCGGCGCGTACCTCCAAGCCGCAGTTCCGGATCGACGCGGCGAACGCGCTGATCGCGGACGTGCCGCCGGCCCGCGACTCGGTGTCGCTGACCCGGCTGGCCACGTCGCGGCTCGGCAAGCAGGTCTACGACCTGGAGGACGTGACGCTCTTCGCCGGGCCGAAGAAGATCCTGGACGACGTCACCTGGCGGATCGGGCCGGGCGACCGGATCGCGCTGCTCGGCGCGAACGGCGCCGGCAAGACCACGCTGCTGCGCCTGCTGGCCGGCATCACGTCCCCGGACTCCGGCGCGTTCCGGCGGGGCCAGACCGTCAAGGCCGCGTTCCTCTCCCAGGAACTGCACGAGCTGCCCGGCCACCTGCGGCTGCTGGAGGCGGTCGAGGAGGTGGCCCGCCGGGTCCAGCTCGGCGACCGGGAGCTGTCCGCGTCGCAGCTGGCCGAGGTGTTCGGCTTCACCGACCGGCGGCTCTGGACCCCGGTCTCCGACCTCTCCGGCGGCGAGCGGCGGCGGCTGCAGCTGCTGCGCCTGCTGGCCGGCGAGCCGAACCTGCTGCTGCTCGACGAGCCGACGAACGACCTGGACACGGACACGCTGGCCTCGCTGGAGGACCTGCTGGACACCTGGCCGGGCACGCTGATCGTGGCCAGTCACGACCGCTACCTGGTCGAGCGCGTCACCGACACGGTCTACGGGCTGCTCGGCGACGGTCAGATCACCCACCTGGTCGGCGGGATCGACGAGTACCTGTCGCGGATCGGCGGCGCGCCCACCACCCCGGCCGCGACGTCGAAGGCCGCCAAGCCCGACCGCTCGGACACGCTGTCGGCGGCCGACGTGCGCGCGGGCAAGAAGGAGCTCGGGAAGCTGGAGCGCGCGGTGTCGAAGCTGGAGCAGAAGGAGGCGAAGCTGCACGAGCAGCTCGCCGCCAACGCCACCGACTACGGCCGGGTCGCGGAGCTGGACGCACAGCTCAAGGCGGTGCAGGCGGAGCGGGCCGAGGCCGAGGAGGCGTGGCTCGACCTCGCCGACCGGCTCGGCGACGGGTAGTGAGGTGTGCCGCGTCGCGCCGGGCTGCGGAGGCACGGTGCACGCGCATACGTCACAATCTCCGTTCGGATGATCGCGGCGTGCGACCGGCGTGCGCCCCACTTGGAGGTTGAGGACCGATGGCGTCGCACATGCCCGTCAACCACCCGCTGCGGCCGATCTACCGCATCGTCGGTGGTCTGAGCGGGCTTTACATGATCGTGTTCGGTGTGCTGGGCGCGATCCGGACCGGCGGTGAGCCGCCGCTCGGCATCGGCGTCGGCGAGGTGCTCGGCCAGGGCACCAACCTGGCCAACTCGCTCCTCTCCATCGTGATCGGCGCGCTGGTCGTGCTCGGCACCGTGGTCGGCCGGAACGCGGACACGATCGCCTACACGTACCTCGGCTGGGCGACGCTGGTGATCGGCATGCTGTTCCTGGCGGTCATCCGGACCGACGCGAACGTGCTGAACCACAGCATCATCACCACGATCGTGTGGTTCGTGGTCGGCACTCTGATGATCACCGCCGGCCTCTACTCGCGCAGTGCCCCGGCGGACCGTTCGGTCGCCACCTCGCACTGACCCAAGCCTCTCCGCTCCGCCGCCGCCCAGGGTGCCCCGCACTCTGGGCGGTTTCGTGCATATGCGCAGGTGTCCTGGGGAAGGATGGAGTGCAGGTGCGGCCCGCGGACGCGGGACCACCGGTCCATGGCCGACGAGCGCGCTAGGAAGGTGGGCGACATGGCTCACATCCCGATCAATCACCCCCTGCGGCCGTTCTACCGGGCGGTCTCCGGCCTGTGCGGCGTCCTCATCCTGGCCTTCGGCGTCATGGGCGCAATCGCCTCCACCGGTGACGACTTCTTCTCCCGGGAGAGCATCTGGGCGCTCTGGATGCGGACCAACATGGCGTTCTCGCTGGTCTCCATCCTGATCGGCGCGGTCCTGGCGGCCGGCTACGTGATCGGTGGCGACCTCAGCCACTGGATCAACTACTACGGCAGCTGGGTGCTGCTGGCCGGCGGCCTGGCCGGGATCGCGGTGCTGCGGACCGACCTCAACATCTTCAACTGGTCCATGGTCAACGCGATCGTCTGGCTGGTCATCGGCACGCTGGTGCTGACCGCCGGCCTCTACGACAAGGCCGGCCCGCCGGAGCCCGCCCGGACCGAGGGGGCGCTCCGCCGCAACCAGGTCACGCCCGCGAAGGGCTGACCTACCTACCCGGGCGGGTGATCAGCGTCGGCTTGGCGGCGAGGTTGGAGAGGCCGTTCCAGGAGAGGTTGACCAGGTGCGAGGCGACGACCTCCTTGCGGGGCTTGCGCACCTCCAGCCACCAGCGGCCGACCAGCGCGACCATGCCGACCAGCGCCTGCGAGTAGAGCTCGGCGAGCTTGGGGTCGTAGCCGCGGGACTTGAACTCGTCGCCGAGGATGTGCTCGACCTGGTGGGCGACGTCGTTCAGCACGCTGGAGAAGTTGCCGGACGCGGAGAGCAGCGGGGACTCGCGGGTGAGCACGCGGAAGCCGTTCGTCTCCTCCTCGATGTACTCCAGCAGCGCGAGCGCGGCCTGCTCGAGCAGTTCGCGGGGGTGGCCGGCGGTGAGCGCGGTGGTGATCCGGTCGAGCAGCGAGCGGACCTCGCGGTCGACGACGACGGCGTAGAGGCCCTCCTTGCCGCCGAAGTGCTCGTAGACGACCGGCTTGGAGACCTTGGCGCGCGCGGCGACCTCCTCGATCGAGGTGGCGTCGAAGCCGCGCTCGGCGAAGAGCTGGCGGCCGATCACGATGAGCTGCTCGCGGCGCTGGGCGGCGGACATGCGCACGCGGGAACCGCTCTTGGCGGTGCGGGCGGACGCGCGGGACGCCTCCGGAGGATGCGCGGTGTCGTCGGCCATCCGCCCATCCTGCCAGGTTCGCCGATCACCACGGCTCCCGGCGGCGGGCGGCGGGCCGGGCTCCCGGCGGCGGTCCGGCTCCCGGCGGCGGGTCCGGTGGGGCAATGTCGGTTCCGTGCCGGTACGGCAAGGCGCTACGCTGACGGGGCGCTGCGATCGGCCGTGGTGTAATTGGCAACACTTCGGGTTTTGGTCCCGACATTCTAGGTTCGAGTCCTAGCGGCCGAGCTCTCCCACGATCGAGCCGGCGTCCGATTCGCGACTGGGGGGATCCCGGCCCGGTCACCCCTTCTGGCCTAGCATGGGGCCGCACCCCGCTACCGCCTGAATCGGAGCATCTCGTGAGCCAGGCCCGGCCCCGCACCGTCATCGTCCTCGCCGCCGGTGAGGGCAAGCGGATGAAGTCAAGCCTCCCCAAGGTCCTGCACCCCCTGCTCGGCCGCACGCTGGTCGGCCACGTGCTCAGCGCGGCCGCGTCCGCCGGGGCGGACACCACGCTGGTCGTCGTCGGTCACGGCGGCGACGCGGTGCCGCAGCACCTGGCCGAGATCGCGCCGGACGCGCTGACCGTCCGCCAGGAACAGCAGAACGGCACCGGCCACGCGGTCCGGATCGCGCTGGAGTCGCTGGACGCCGGGCTGACCGGCACCGTCGTGGTGCTGAACGGTGACGTCCCGCTGCTGCGCGGCGAGACCGTGCGCGCGCTGATCGAGGCGCACGAGACCGCGGGCGCCGCCGCCACCGTGCTGGCCGCCTCCGTGACCGACCCGGCCGGGCTGG
This genomic window from Catenuloplanes niger contains:
- a CDS encoding 4-(cytidine 5'-diphospho)-2-C-methyl-D-erythritol kinase, which gives rise to MTEAWRPEDDRPRSAMTGPVRVRVPSKINLHLGVGPLRDDGFHELNTVYQAISLYDELTARRGDTLSLTMEGEGTGSLALDGSNLIIRAVQALADYARVPAHARLHLRKQIPLAAGLAGGSADAAAALVACDALWGIGLSRDQLAEVAATLGSDVPFLIYGGTALGTGHGETISPVLVRPHSWHWVVAVADGGLSTPEVYRELDRLRAESAGPTPLGSADALLAALRQKDPAVLAAALGNDLQAAALSLRPGLAGLMKAGLAAGACASLVSGSGPTVLFLARDAAHAEALTTEIEASGLCRAAGTAHGPVPGARIL
- a CDS encoding ABC-F family ATP-binding cassette domain-containing protein; the encoded protein is MANLVNLDRVSKGYGAVGALLTNVSLGLEDTDRVGVVGLNGAGKSTLLRMLTKQEEPDDGRVTHRRDLRVAQLPQSLTLQGDATVRDVVLGTAWLDEGFGAEHEWAGDAGVRAVLDGLGMGHLGLDAPVGPMSGGERRRVALAALLIRTSDLLILDEPTNHLDVAGVNWLAAHLLKRRGALVVVTHDRWFLDEVCTATWEVADQTVRAYEGGYAAWTLARAERERVAAATEARRQNLLRKEIAWLRRGPPARTSKPQFRIDAANALIADVPPARDSVSLTRLATSRLGKQVYDLEDVTLFAGPKKILDDVTWRIGPGDRIALLGANGAGKTTLLRLLAGITSPDSGAFRRGQTVKAAFLSQELHELPGHLRLLEAVEEVARRVQLGDRELSASQLAEVFGFTDRRLWTPVSDLSGGERRRLQLLRLLAGEPNLLLLDEPTNDLDTDTLASLEDLLDTWPGTLIVASHDRYLVERVTDTVYGLLGDGQITHLVGGIDEYLSRIGGAPTTPAATSKAAKPDRSDTLSAADVRAGKKELGKLERAVSKLEQKEAKLHEQLAANATDYGRVAELDAQLKAVQAERAEAEEAWLDLADRLGDG
- a CDS encoding DUF4383 domain-containing protein; the protein is MASHMPVNHPLRPIYRIVGGLSGLYMIVFGVLGAIRTGGEPPLGIGVGEVLGQGTNLANSLLSIVIGALVVLGTVVGRNADTIAYTYLGWATLVIGMLFLAVIRTDANVLNHSIITTIVWFVVGTLMITAGLYSRSAPADRSVATSH
- a CDS encoding DUF4383 domain-containing protein; this translates as MAHIPINHPLRPFYRAVSGLCGVLILAFGVMGAIASTGDDFFSRESIWALWMRTNMAFSLVSILIGAVLAAGYVIGGDLSHWINYYGSWVLLAGGLAGIAVLRTDLNIFNWSMVNAIVWLVIGTLVLTAGLYDKAGPPEPARTEGALRRNQVTPAKG
- a CDS encoding TetR family transcriptional regulator, with translation MADDTAHPPEASRASARTAKSGSRVRMSAAQRREQLIVIGRQLFAERGFDATSIEEVAARAKVSKPVVYEHFGGKEGLYAVVVDREVRSLLDRITTALTAGHPRELLEQAALALLEYIEEETNGFRVLTRESPLLSASGNFSSVLNDVAHQVEHILGDEFKSRGYDPKLAELYSQALVGMVALVGRWWLEVRKPRKEVVASHLVNLSWNGLSNLAAKPTLITRPGR